Proteins co-encoded in one Bradyrhizobium sp. 170 genomic window:
- a CDS encoding serine hydrolase — MSEQQYSRREAVSSLAATVACALAGPISATAEPASAGETQDCAGPIFSTTGPNAELYGAKDGYPLPDITEARRQGTPWEPKYRVGAFTHIDHIYPTRLIKRAVTPWKFKCSKAEVYYNFQGSRFSPLDYMSRNPVTGLLIAKDDQIIFERYQYARTDQDRFVSQSMVKSITGLLIGIAISEGAIKSINDIPESYVPGFMGSEYGRTPIRDLLHMSSGVDFGETRDGGRDLNRLWNGMGIAFPNTKLGTTKSIVQFNQRIAPAGTRFYYASIEADVLGMVLHSAVNKSASDYLREKVWEPIGAEADANWLVDAEGFELGHFGFNAVLRDYARLGRLLAHDGAWNGKQIVPEQWMIDATTVRASDGYLLPGVATKRFGYGYLLWLFPGERRQFALLGFKGQYICVDPTSKIVMVHTAIEDPVHRDEPWALWSALVDQLG; from the coding sequence ATGTCGGAGCAGCAATATTCCCGTCGTGAGGCTGTTTCATCGCTGGCTGCTACAGTCGCCTGTGCGTTGGCTGGCCCCATCTCCGCAACCGCAGAACCAGCTTCCGCGGGCGAGACGCAAGACTGCGCCGGACCGATTTTCTCCACAACAGGGCCAAACGCCGAGCTGTACGGAGCCAAAGATGGTTATCCTCTTCCCGACATTACGGAGGCACGGAGGCAAGGCACCCCTTGGGAACCCAAATACCGTGTCGGCGCATTCACCCATATCGATCACATCTATCCAACACGGCTCATTAAGCGAGCTGTGACGCCTTGGAAGTTCAAGTGCTCGAAGGCAGAAGTTTACTACAATTTTCAGGGAAGCAGGTTTTCGCCACTCGACTACATGTCGCGCAATCCGGTCACTGGCCTGCTGATCGCCAAGGACGACCAGATTATCTTCGAGCGCTATCAGTACGCGCGAACTGATCAAGATCGGTTCGTATCCCAGTCGATGGTCAAGTCGATAACCGGACTGTTGATCGGGATCGCGATCTCGGAGGGCGCGATTAAGTCGATCAATGATATCCCCGAAAGTTATGTGCCGGGCTTTATGGGCAGCGAGTACGGCAGGACGCCGATTCGCGATCTGCTGCACATGTCCTCAGGCGTGGATTTCGGTGAAACAAGAGACGGAGGACGCGACCTCAATCGCCTGTGGAACGGTATGGGGATCGCGTTCCCGAACACGAAATTGGGCACGACTAAGAGCATCGTGCAATTCAATCAGCGTATCGCCCCAGCGGGAACGAGATTCTACTACGCCAGCATTGAAGCCGACGTGCTCGGTATGGTGCTTCACAGTGCTGTTAACAAGTCAGCGTCTGACTATCTGCGCGAGAAAGTATGGGAGCCGATCGGCGCGGAAGCGGATGCCAATTGGTTGGTAGACGCAGAAGGATTTGAACTGGGACACTTCGGTTTCAATGCCGTTCTGCGCGATTACGCCCGGCTTGGGCGTTTGCTGGCGCATGATGGCGCATGGAATGGCAAGCAGATCGTTCCGGAGCAATGGATGATCGATGCAACAACCGTTCGAGCTTCGGATGGCTATCTGCTACCGGGCGTGGCGACGAAAAGATTTGGCTACGGTTATCTCTTGTGGCTTTTTCCCGGTGAGAGGCGGCAATTCGCGTTGTTAGGATTCAAAGGCCAGTATATTTGCGTTGATCCGACCTCCAAGATTGTCATGGTGCACACTGCAATTGAGGACCCGGTACATCGAGACGAGCCATGGGCCTTGTGGTCGGCCCTGGTCGATCAGCTAGGCTGA
- a CDS encoding site-specific integrase produces MTDEAMSPLRRRMIEDMTIRKLAPKTQQGYIRTIRDFAAFLGRSPDTASFEDVRRFQLHLAANGAHIPILNHTVAALRFFFRITLRRSDIIEHTTFLHEPRKLPVVLSPEEVARLLDAAPGLKYKAALSVAYGAGLRAAEVISLKIGDIDSKRMVIRVEQGKSRKDRYVMLSPHLLELLRAWWKTARPQGWLFPGRDRVQPMTTRQLNRACHTAAERAEIDKRVSLHTLRHSFATHLLEQNIDIRVIQVLLGHAKLDTTALYTRVATKTIQQVMSPLEHIARKIERVEPPA; encoded by the coding sequence ATGACCGACGAGGCCATGAGCCCTTTACGGCGGCGCATGATCGAAGACATGACGATCCGCAAGTTAGCGCCAAAGACCCAACAAGGCTACATCCGCACCATCAGGGACTTTGCTGCATTCCTCGGCCGATCGCCCGACACGGCGAGCTTCGAGGACGTCCGGCGCTTTCAACTGCATCTGGCGGCGAACGGCGCGCACATCCCGATTCTCAATCATACCGTAGCTGCGTTGCGGTTCTTCTTCAGGATCACGCTCAGGCGCTCCGATATCATCGAGCACACCACATTCCTCCACGAGCCCCGCAAGCTGCCGGTCGTGCTCAGCCCAGAGGAGGTGGCGCGGCTGTTGGATGCCGCGCCGGGCCTCAAGTACAAGGCGGCGCTGAGTGTGGCTTACGGCGCAGGTTTGCGCGCCGCCGAGGTGATCTCGCTCAAGATCGGCGACATCGACAGCAAGCGCATGGTGATCCGCGTCGAACAAGGCAAAAGCCGCAAAGACCGCTACGTGATGCTGTCTCCGCATCTGCTCGAGTTGCTGCGTGCCTGGTGGAAGACAGCACGACCGCAGGGCTGGTTGTTTCCTGGCCGCGACCGCGTGCAGCCGATGACTACGCGCCAGCTCAATCGCGCCTGCCATACCGCAGCCGAGAGGGCCGAGATCGACAAGCGCGTGTCGCTCCACACCTTGCGGCACAGCTTCGCCACCCATCTGCTTGAGCAGAACATCGATATCCGGGTGATCCAGGTGCTGCTCGGGCACGCCAAGCTCGACACCACGGCGCTCTATACCCGCGTCGCCACCAAGACGATCCAACAAGTCATGAGCCCGCTGGAGCATATCGCCCGCAAGATCGAGAGGGTCGAGCCACCGGCCTAA
- a CDS encoding IS91 family transposase — translation MPRPALEVADIFRDHGPAWRSANAGHLSLGQLKVMSAIENCRTAALGGHVARCEKCAHTKISYNSCRNRHCPKCQGAAAKDWLAAREADLLPVPYYHVVFTLPAAIADIAYQNKAVVYDLLFKASAETLATIAADPRHLGARVGITSVLHTWGSAMTHHPHVHMIVPGGGVSPDGQRWVSCRPGFFLPVRVLSRLFRRLFLEKLIAAHNTGHLKFFGDHAALADPRAFAAYLAPLRRAEWVVYAKRPFGGPQAVLAYLSRYTHRVAIANSRLIACDRTGVTFRWKDYRANGRDRQKLMTLPTGEFIRRFLIHVLPHGFHRIRHYGLLASGTRADNIARARELLAVSNSQAEPTGAAADPGKPICPCCGGRMIIIEVFARGATPRHRPTASPTAIKIDTS, via the coding sequence GTGCCGCGTCCGGCACTGGAGGTCGCGGATATCTTCCGCGATCATGGACCGGCATGGCGCAGCGCCAACGCCGGCCATCTGAGCCTTGGCCAGTTGAAGGTAATGTCGGCGATCGAGAACTGCCGCACCGCGGCGCTCGGCGGCCATGTCGCGCGCTGCGAGAAGTGCGCGCACACCAAGATCTCGTACAACTCTTGCCGTAATCGGCACTGCCCGAAGTGCCAAGGCGCGGCGGCAAAGGACTGGCTGGCCGCGCGCGAGGCCGATCTGCTGCCGGTGCCGTACTATCATGTGGTGTTCACGCTGCCGGCAGCCATCGCCGACATCGCCTACCAGAACAAGGCGGTGGTCTACGATCTCTTGTTCAAGGCCTCGGCCGAGACCCTGGCCACGATCGCCGCCGACCCCAGGCACCTCGGCGCCCGCGTCGGCATCACCTCGGTTCTCCATACCTGGGGTTCAGCCATGACCCACCACCCGCACGTCCACATGATCGTGCCGGGCGGCGGCGTCTCGCCCGACGGCCAGCGCTGGGTGTCCTGCCGACCTGGCTTCTTCCTCCCCGTCCGCGTGCTCTCGCGCCTGTTCCGGCGGCTGTTCCTGGAGAAGCTGATCGCGGCCCACAACACCGGCCATCTGAAGTTCTTCGGCGATCATGCCGCTCTCGCCGACCCGCGGGCGTTCGCGGCGTATCTGGCACCGCTACGCCGAGCCGAATGGGTGGTCTATGCCAAGCGCCCGTTCGGCGGGCCACAGGCCGTGCTGGCCTATCTGTCGCGCTATACCCATCGCGTCGCCATCGCCAACAGCCGACTGATCGCCTGTGACCGCACCGGTGTCACCTTCCGGTGGAAAGACTATCGTGCCAATGGTCGCGATCGCCAGAAGCTCATGACACTCCCAACCGGCGAGTTTATCCGCCGCTTCCTCATCCACGTTCTGCCGCACGGCTTTCACCGCATCCGCCACTACGGCCTTTTGGCCAGCGGCACGCGCGCCGACAACATCGCCCGAGCGCGTGAGTTGCTCGCCGTCTCAAACTCCCAGGCCGAGCCCACCGGTGCCGCCGCCGATCCCGGCAAGCCGATTTGTCCATGCTGCGGCGGTCGCATGATCATCATCGAGGTCTTCGCGCGCGGTGCAACGCCACGGCATCGGCCGACAGCTTCACCTACCGCAATCAAGATCGACACCTCATGA
- a CDS encoding tetratricopeptide repeat protein produces the protein MLAKARIRANAQWSFVCVRKRPSAVNLSRAARDKQAAIVATAARAAPIARRQLRFPMPIVRILLVLLALASPLSMAGGAVAGPFEDAQAAHSRRDYATALRLWRPLADQGNAEAQYALGFMYDGGQGVPKNYARAAKWWRLAADQGHTFAQYNLGTLYDNGNGVPQNKAEALKWYHLAAERGNDGAQFNVGVLHFAGVAVSENRIEAAKWFRRAADQGHIGAQVYLGLCYATGLGVPQDNIQAYMWLSLAAARSDQDAISNRNRVAQQMTPAQIAEAQKLAVEWKSKPER, from the coding sequence ATGCTTGCAAAGGCACGGATCCGGGCTAATGCGCAATGGTCGTTCGTTTGTGTCCGCAAGAGGCCGTCGGCGGTGAACCTTTCGCGGGCGGCCCGCGACAAACAAGCCGCCATCGTCGCGACGGCGGCGCGTGCCGCGCCGATCGCGCGACGCCAATTGAGGTTTCCCATGCCGATCGTCCGAATCCTCCTGGTCCTTCTCGCGCTCGCTTCGCCGCTGTCGATGGCGGGAGGCGCTGTTGCGGGGCCGTTTGAGGATGCGCAGGCGGCGCATAGCAGACGCGACTACGCAACCGCGCTACGGCTCTGGCGTCCGCTGGCCGACCAAGGCAATGCCGAGGCGCAGTACGCACTCGGGTTCATGTACGACGGCGGCCAAGGTGTGCCGAAAAATTACGCTAGGGCTGCAAAGTGGTGGCGCCTCGCAGCCGATCAAGGCCATACCTTCGCCCAGTACAACCTGGGGACCTTGTACGACAACGGCAATGGGGTGCCTCAGAACAAAGCTGAAGCATTGAAGTGGTATCACCTTGCCGCCGAGCGCGGTAACGATGGTGCGCAGTTCAACGTCGGGGTCCTGCATTTCGCGGGCGTGGCCGTGTCCGAGAACCGGATCGAGGCTGCGAAGTGGTTTCGCCGCGCTGCAGACCAAGGTCATATTGGAGCGCAGGTATATCTTGGCCTCTGTTACGCTACGGGACTAGGCGTGCCGCAAGACAATATTCAAGCATACATGTGGCTCAGTTTGGCGGCTGCGCGAAGTGACCAAGATGCGATCAGCAATCGAAATCGCGTCGCGCAGCAGATGACCCCGGCACAGATCGCCGAAGCGCAGAAGCTGGCGGTTGAGTGGAAGTCGAAACCGGAACGGTAG
- a CDS encoding adenylate/guanylate cyclase domain-containing protein produces MRVPTLIVHREADANVNVEAGRYLAHQIPNAKYVELPGNDHLLWVGNTERVVDEVEKFLTGSRHTPEPDRVLATVLFTDIVGSTKRVEAIGDRAWHDLLDRHNEIVRREVLRHRGREVKTTGDGFLITFDGPARSIKCSLAISEAVEDLGLQVRAGLHTGEVEMTDNDVSGIAVHIASRIVAMAQPGQVLVSSTVRALVAGSNIRFRDEGSHRLKGLEESIRLFAAGHRS; encoded by the coding sequence ATCCGAGTACCCACGCTTATTGTCCATCGAGAAGCAGATGCTAATGTCAACGTTGAAGCGGGGCGGTACCTAGCTCATCAAATCCCAAACGCGAAATACGTCGAGTTGCCTGGAAATGATCACTTGCTGTGGGTCGGCAACACGGAACGGGTGGTGGACGAGGTCGAGAAGTTCTTGACGGGATCGCGGCATACACCCGAGCCCGATCGTGTGCTTGCCACCGTTCTGTTTACCGACATCGTAGGCTCGACGAAGAGAGTGGAGGCAATTGGAGATCGGGCTTGGCATGACTTGCTCGATCGACACAATGAGATTGTACGGCGAGAGGTTCTACGCCATCGTGGGCGTGAGGTGAAAACGACTGGAGACGGATTTCTCATTACCTTCGATGGTCCGGCGCGATCAATCAAGTGTTCGCTGGCCATAAGCGAGGCCGTCGAGGATCTTGGCTTGCAGGTGCGGGCTGGACTTCACACGGGTGAAGTCGAAATGACGGACAACGACGTAAGCGGCATTGCAGTTCACATCGCATCGCGCATTGTTGCAATGGCGCAACCTGGGCAGGTTCTCGTGTCAAGCACGGTCCGTGCCCTTGTCGCAGGATCAAACATTCGTTTTCGCGATGAGGGTAGCCACCGCCTCAAGGGTCTGGAAGAAAGCATCAGGTTGTTTGCTGCAGGACACCGTAGTTAG
- a CDS encoding alpha/beta hydrolase gives MRVPNTQYAKSGHVRIAYQVVGDGPFDLVFVPGFISNLDLTWDDPVRAQVWTRLAAFSRLILFDKRGTGLSDRTGGVPTLEERMDDVRAVMDAVGSRQAALFGASEGGAMSMLFAATYPDRTRAMVLYGAFAHFLSWITPPDQLEAFLERLEKNWGTGETLASFAPSLLSDDAYKRRYARFERLSASPSSATALIRMNSEIDVRPILPQSEYPRLLSIEKQMLMSTLKRGGT, from the coding sequence ATGCGGGTCCCGAACACTCAATACGCCAAGAGCGGTCACGTTCGCATCGCTTATCAGGTCGTGGGGGACGGACCATTCGATCTCGTGTTTGTTCCTGGCTTTATTTCCAACCTCGACCTGACATGGGATGATCCAGTCCGGGCACAGGTCTGGACCCGCCTTGCTGCCTTCTCGCGCCTTATTTTGTTTGACAAGCGGGGTACCGGGCTATCCGACCGAACAGGTGGAGTGCCAACACTTGAAGAGCGAATGGACGACGTGCGCGCAGTAATGGACGCAGTTGGCTCGCGTCAGGCGGCTCTTTTCGGCGCCTCGGAGGGTGGCGCGATGTCAATGCTGTTCGCAGCCACCTATCCGGACCGCACCCGGGCGATGGTATTGTATGGTGCCTTTGCCCACTTCCTCTCTTGGATTACACCTCCAGACCAACTCGAGGCATTTCTTGAACGTTTGGAGAAAAACTGGGGGACGGGTGAAACGCTTGCTTCGTTTGCCCCTAGTCTGCTCTCTGACGACGCGTACAAGCGACGCTACGCACGCTTCGAACGCCTCAGTGCGAGCCCGTCATCGGCCACTGCACTCATTCGCATGAACAGTGAAATCGACGTTCGCCCAATCCTTCCACAATCCGAGTACCCACGCTTATTGTCCATCGAGAAGCAGATGCTAATGTCAACGTTGAAGCGGGGCGGTACCTAG
- a CDS encoding D-cysteine desulfhydrase family protein, whose product MQIDRRPLADRLAAFPRLGLATLPTPLEPMKRLTAHLGGPRLWVKREDATGLGFGGNKLRKLDYVLHEAVSSGADTIVSGGVVQSNSQRQVAAVAAKLGLACHLAVYHGRLEPPTPEYKTSGNAFLNRLFGAHLRDVPWSGDRNAAIRTLVGDLQAKGHKPYFVPYGVSNALGAVAYATTIAEIEPQAARLGFAPAAIVHCTGSAGTQAGLVVGAAVAMPNTAIVGIDIDAEPARVRADVVAFAREASDLLDVPFDEASVEVVAGHAGPAYGVPHQATIEAIRLAGQLEALPLDPVYSGKGLAGLIALIRQGRWRNDEDVIFLHTGGAPALFAYQSALGI is encoded by the coding sequence ATGCAAATTGATCGCAGGCCGTTAGCCGACCGACTCGCCGCCTTTCCTCGCCTGGGTCTTGCAACTCTGCCGACCCCGCTCGAACCGATGAAGCGGCTGACGGCGCATCTCGGCGGACCGCGGCTGTGGGTCAAGCGCGAAGATGCGACAGGGCTCGGCTTTGGCGGCAACAAGTTGCGCAAGCTCGACTACGTCCTGCACGAGGCCGTTTCGAGCGGCGCCGATACGATCGTCTCGGGCGGCGTCGTGCAATCGAACAGCCAGCGGCAGGTCGCGGCGGTGGCGGCAAAGCTCGGCCTCGCGTGCCATCTCGCCGTCTACCACGGCCGGCTCGAACCGCCGACGCCGGAATACAAGACCTCGGGCAACGCGTTTCTCAACCGGCTGTTCGGCGCGCACCTCCGTGACGTGCCGTGGTCCGGTGACCGCAATGCCGCCATTCGCACGCTCGTCGGCGATCTCCAGGCAAAGGGTCACAAGCCATACTTCGTGCCATACGGCGTCTCGAATGCCCTGGGCGCCGTCGCCTATGCCACGACGATTGCCGAGATCGAACCGCAGGCCGCGCGATTGGGTTTTGCACCGGCCGCCATCGTGCACTGCACCGGAAGCGCCGGCACGCAGGCCGGTCTCGTCGTCGGTGCCGCCGTGGCCATGCCGAACACAGCGATCGTCGGGATCGATATCGACGCCGAGCCCGCGCGGGTGCGCGCCGATGTCGTGGCGTTTGCGCGGGAAGCGTCCGATCTGCTTGACGTTCCCTTCGACGAAGCAAGCGTGGAAGTCGTCGCGGGCCATGCGGGACCTGCCTACGGCGTCCCGCACCAAGCCACCATCGAAGCGATCCGGCTTGCCGGCCAACTCGAGGCGCTTCCACTCGATCCCGTCTATTCGGGCAAGGGCCTCGCGGGCCTGATCGCCCTGATCCGCCAGGGGCGCTGGCGCAACGACGAGGATGTCATATTCCTGCACACCGGCGGCGCGCCGGCGCTTTTCGCTTATCAGAGCGCGCTCGGGATTTGA
- a CDS encoding SEC-C metal-binding domain-containing protein: MPCASIAISKTSPAFSISRKRRKSFPSETHVKRGPRVVHGDVELTEKLGRNDLCPCGSGRRFQSLLHEVRRL, from the coding sequence GTGCCATGCGCAAGCATCGCGATTTCGAAAACCTCCCCTGCTTTCAGCATCTCGCGTAAGCGGCGGAAGTCCTTCCCCTCGGAAACCCATGTCAAGCGTGGACCGCGCGTCGTTCATGGCGATGTCGAGCTGACCGAAAAGCTCGGCCGCAACGATCTATGTCCATGCGGCTCCGGACGCAGGTTTCAAAGCCTGCTGCATGAAGTCCGGCGTCTATGA
- a CDS encoding nuclear transport factor 2 family protein codes for MTEGSNRQHVLDFLNVLYSGDVEAALERCTDDIEFLANAPIDILPHMGHRRGKAEMREMWNAVRARYSELRCEVPTLVTEGDKVAAFIRVFFRKNINQRMVQFDIAGFYTLRGGKISHIREVIDTFDLVQQLLERDIAAILTGRRPDPI; via the coding sequence ATGACCGAGGGATCAAATCGCCAGCACGTGCTGGATTTCCTCAACGTCCTGTATTCCGGCGACGTCGAAGCCGCACTGGAGCGCTGCACCGACGACATCGAATTCCTCGCCAATGCGCCGATCGATATCCTGCCCCATATGGGCCACCGCCGCGGCAAGGCCGAAATGCGCGAGATGTGGAATGCGGTGCGCGCCCGCTATTCCGAGCTGCGCTGCGAAGTGCCGACCCTGGTCACCGAAGGCGACAAGGTAGCCGCCTTCATCCGCGTGTTCTTCCGCAAGAACATCAATCAGCGCATGGTGCAGTTCGACATCGCCGGCTTCTACACGCTGCGCGGCGGCAAGATCAGCCATATCAGGGAAGTCATCGACACCTTCGACCTGGTCCAGCAGCTGCTCGAGCGCGATATCGCCGCGATCCTGACCGGCAGGCGGCCGGATCCGATCTAG
- a CDS encoding nuclear transport factor 2 family protein — protein MTEHSLWRFSRALHRAINERQPADLEALLDEDVDWAIYGPIDMYPFFGSRRGKAAVIDVIRQIADNFRVHRFDRESIMLGVDSAASMMRYSLTALDSNKPISLRIAHFAQFRAGRLTNFRVLIDTFDLVEQTVGYPIHLPRMAV, from the coding sequence ATGACAGAGCATAGCCTCTGGCGTTTTTCGCGCGCGTTGCATCGCGCGATCAATGAACGCCAGCCCGCCGATCTCGAAGCCCTGCTCGACGAGGACGTCGACTGGGCGATCTACGGACCGATCGACATGTATCCGTTCTTCGGCTCGCGCCGCGGCAAGGCGGCCGTGATCGATGTGATCAGGCAGATCGCCGACAACTTCCGCGTCCACCGCTTCGACCGCGAATCGATCATGCTGGGGGTGGATTCGGCCGCCTCGATGATGCGCTATTCGCTGACCGCGCTGGATTCGAACAAGCCGATCTCCTTGCGGATCGCCCACTTCGCCCAGTTCAGGGCCGGCCGCCTGACCAACTTCCGCGTGCTGATCGACACCTTCGATCTGGTCGAGCAGACCGTGGGCTATCCGATTCACCTGCCGCGGATGGCGGTCTAG
- a CDS encoding MaoC family dehydratase — protein sequence MRFFEDIEIGAQREVGSFTFTAEDIKRFATQFDPQRFHLDEEEGRKSLFGGLAASGWHVAAVCMKLMVADGKRSAAEAAARGEKVAVGGPSPGFRELRWIRPVLAGDTIHFSSRVETRRTSEKRPEWGILQIRNTGINQRGEVVYSFLATAFVPRRSGISGA from the coding sequence ATGCGTTTCTTCGAGGACATCGAGATCGGCGCACAGCGCGAGGTTGGCTCGTTCACCTTCACCGCCGAAGACATCAAGAGGTTTGCCACGCAGTTCGATCCGCAGCGCTTTCACCTCGATGAGGAAGAGGGCCGCAAATCCCTGTTCGGGGGGCTGGCAGCATCGGGCTGGCACGTCGCCGCGGTCTGCATGAAGCTCATGGTCGCCGACGGCAAGCGTTCGGCGGCAGAGGCTGCCGCGCGCGGCGAGAAAGTCGCGGTGGGGGGGCCCTCGCCGGGCTTCCGTGAATTGCGCTGGATCAGGCCGGTGCTGGCTGGCGATACCATCCATTTTTCTAGCCGGGTCGAAACCAGGCGGACCTCGGAGAAGCGTCCCGAATGGGGCATCCTGCAGATCCGCAATACCGGCATCAACCAGCGCGGCGAGGTAGTGTACTCGTTCCTCGCCACCGCCTTCGTGCCGCGGCGGAGTGGGATTTCCGGAGCTTAA
- a CDS encoding MaoC family dehydratase: protein MTLTFDDFTPGHFGTFGPRHVTREEILAFAAEFDPQPMHLDEAAANASMLKGLSGSGWHLGSIMMRMLFDGFIGRTASLGSPGVNEMRWLAPLRPGDDLTLDVDVAEARISKSRPETGIVTFKGTIRNAAGVVLCEMESPIIVRRRTEAGAK from the coding sequence ATGACACTCACCTTCGATGACTTCACGCCCGGCCATTTCGGCACATTCGGACCGCGCCACGTCACGCGCGAGGAGATTTTGGCCTTTGCCGCCGAATTCGACCCGCAGCCGATGCATCTGGACGAGGCGGCCGCCAATGCGTCGATGCTGAAGGGGCTGTCCGGTTCGGGCTGGCATCTTGGCTCGATCATGATGCGGATGCTGTTTGACGGCTTTATCGGCCGCACCGCCTCGCTCGGCTCGCCCGGCGTCAACGAGATGCGCTGGCTGGCGCCGCTGCGCCCGGGCGACGACCTGACGCTGGATGTCGACGTCGCTGAGGCCAGGATTTCGAAGAGCCGTCCCGAGACCGGCATCGTGACCTTCAAGGGGACGATCCGCAACGCGGCTGGCGTGGTGCTGTGCGAGATGGAGTCGCCGATCATCGTACGCCGGCGCACTGAGGCGGGAGCGAAGTAG
- a CDS encoding DUF4282 domain-containing protein, which yields MLDFQDLFQWDRFITPTIIKTFYWLVIGLIVLFGLSGIFSALAAMAISPFGGFILLLSSIAGVVVGVVFSRIAAEFILIVFRINEHLGAIRDQGQMR from the coding sequence ATGCTCGATTTTCAGGATCTGTTTCAGTGGGACCGCTTCATCACGCCCACGATCATCAAGACTTTCTACTGGCTGGTTATCGGCTTGATCGTGCTGTTCGGCCTGTCCGGGATCTTCTCGGCACTTGCCGCGATGGCGATCAGCCCGTTCGGCGGATTCATCCTGCTGCTGTCCTCGATCGCCGGTGTCGTGGTCGGCGTGGTGTTTTCGCGCATCGCCGCAGAATTCATCCTGATCGTCTTCCGCATCAACGAGCATCTCGGCGCGATCCGCGATCAGGGACAGATGCGGTAA
- the ychF gene encoding redox-regulated ATPase YchF, translating into MGFKCGIVGLPNVGKSTLFNALTETAAAQAANYPFCTIEPNVGEVAVPDPRLDKLSAIAGSAQIIPTRLTFVDIAGLVRGASKGEGLGNQFLATIREVDAVAHVVRCFEDSDITHVEGKIAPLADIETIETELMLADLDSLEKRVDNLAKKAKGNDKDAKEALDLVNRALVLLRDGKPARFLERKPEEERAFNMLGLLTSKPVLYVCNVEEGSAKDGNSFSKQVFEHAKKEGAVAVVISAKIESEIATLSREERADFLETLGLEEPGLDRLIRAGYQLLDLITYFTVGPKEARAWTIHRGTKGPAAAGVIHTDFEKGFIRAETIAYADYVALNGEAGARDAGKLRLEGKEYVVADGDVMHFRFNT; encoded by the coding sequence ATGGGATTCAAATGCGGTATCGTTGGCCTGCCCAATGTCGGCAAGTCGACGCTGTTCAACGCGCTGACCGAGACGGCAGCGGCGCAGGCGGCGAATTATCCGTTCTGCACAATCGAGCCGAATGTCGGCGAGGTCGCCGTGCCTGATCCCAGGCTCGACAAGCTGTCGGCGATCGCAGGCTCCGCGCAGATCATCCCGACGCGGCTGACCTTCGTCGATATTGCGGGCCTCGTCCGCGGCGCCTCGAAGGGCGAAGGCCTCGGCAACCAGTTCCTAGCCACCATCCGCGAGGTCGACGCGGTCGCGCATGTGGTGCGGTGTTTCGAAGACTCCGACATCACCCATGTCGAGGGCAAGATCGCGCCATTGGCCGATATCGAGACCATCGAAACCGAGCTGATGCTCGCCGACCTCGACAGCCTGGAAAAGCGCGTCGACAACCTCGCCAAGAAGGCCAAGGGCAACGACAAGGACGCCAAGGAAGCGCTCGATCTCGTCAACCGCGCGCTGGTGTTGCTGCGCGACGGCAAGCCGGCGCGGTTTCTGGAGCGCAAGCCGGAGGAAGAGCGCGCGTTCAATATGCTGGGCCTGCTGACGTCGAAGCCGGTGCTCTATGTCTGCAACGTCGAGGAAGGCTCGGCCAAGGACGGCAACAGCTTCTCAAAACAGGTGTTCGAGCACGCCAAGAAGGAAGGCGCGGTCGCGGTGGTGATCTCGGCCAAGATCGAATCCGAGATCGCGACCCTGTCACGCGAGGAGCGCGCCGATTTTCTCGAGACGCTGGGTCTCGAAGAGCCCGGCCTCGACCGCCTGATCCGCGCCGGCTATCAGCTGCTCGATCTCATCACCTATTTCACCGTGGGCCCGAAGGAGGCCCGCGCCTGGACCATCCATCGCGGCACCAAGGGGCCCGCCGCGGCCGGCGTGATCCATACCGATTTCGAAAAGGGCTTTATCCGGGCTGAGACCATCGCCTATGCCGATTACGTCGCTCTGAACGGCGAAGCCGGCGCCCGCGACGCCGGCAAGCTCAGGCTGGAAGGCAAGGAATATGTCGTCGCCGACGGCGACGTGATGCATTTCAGGTTTAATACCTGA